From Toxorhynchites rutilus septentrionalis strain SRP chromosome 2, ASM2978413v1, whole genome shotgun sequence, a single genomic window includes:
- the LOC129766829 gene encoding uncharacterized protein K02A2.6-like: MAAGAALFRTFDAEMEEWELYREQLEQFFVSNKVEDNMKKPKDIEYVELCNMLTTHFTPPLVVHKERRLFFRAHRHENGNESVNQWIVRIRNLAANCKFGYSLQHNLVNKLVDGLEGKAFDRVCEEDEKLSLEKAQELALKYEVNEPLTPLHFVKGIQTVNFKTRETKAEPWREASNGKCLACYKTGHFKRDCRFKEYICKKCHKKGHLKVTCDDQRNFYVSADEHTSPEDDERAGKSVDQVDLHQNSIRKDATISLNKIGADRNVDWYKIDVRIDKLDSGAGLCVVSEEFYRQKLSRWRLEKSDLKLQLYSGERMKVLGVITPTIKYNDKVRRVLFALVKVRGPPLLGKNFMKAFNVKLAVVQNVNLSEESKLTQILKQHSKLFKEGLGRYKYAQMEAIWRSVATFKKPRQVPFKFQNEVSKELDKMEEDGIITKCDSSQWGTPLVPMVAYFELDERSKELCAISTTQGVYLMNRLPFGVKPASGIVQRGLEKLFCGVEGVSNFLDDVIITGSTDEEHLQRLEQVFVVHYLVRKKPNYPIGNLINNQGPVYT; this comes from the exons ATGGCGGCCGGTGCAGCGTTATTCCGTACATTCGACGCGGAGATGGAGGAGTGGGAGCTCTATAGAGAGCAGCTCGAGCAGTTCTTTGTGTCGAACAAGGTGGAGGATAATATGAAGAAA CCGAAGGACATAGAGTATGTGGAACTATGTAATATGCTTACTACACATTTTACCCCTCCTTTAGTAGTGCACAAGGAAAGAAGATTGTTTTTCCGTGCACATCGACACGAAAATGGCAACGAATCTGTCAATCAATGGATAGTTCGAATTAGGAACCTAGCAGCCAACTGCAAGTTTGGGTATTCGCTACAACATAACCTTGTCAATAAGCTGGTGGACGGACTGGAAGGCAAGGCGTTCGACAGAGTGTGCGAAGAAGACGAAAAACTTTCTCTAGAGAAGGCGCAAGAATTGGCCCTAAAATATGAAGTGAATGAACCCTTAACCCCTCTCCACTTTGTGAAGGGCATACAGACTGTAAACTTCAAGACAAGAGAGACGAAAGCTGAACCGTGGCGAGAAGCATCCAATGGCAAGTGTTTGGCATGTTACAAGACGGGGCATTTCAAACGCGATTGCAGATTCAAGGAATACATCTGTAAGAAGTGTCACAAGAAAGGCCATTTGAAGGTGACGTGCGATGACCAGCGTAATTTTTATGTGTCAGCGGACGAGCATACGAGCCCAGAAGACGATGAGAGGGCAGGCAAGAGTGTGGATCAAGTGGACTTACATCAAAATTCCATACGTAAGGATGCTACTATCAGTTTGAATAAAATTGGAGCGGATAGGAACGTAGATTGGTACAAGATTGATGTTAGAATAGACAAATTGGATTCTGGCGCAGGTCTTTGTGTTGTTTCGGAAGAATTCTACAGACAAAAACTATCTCGGTGGCGTTTGGAAAAATCAGATCTGAAGTTACAGTTGTATTCCGGAGAAAGGATGAAGGTGCTGGGAGTTATCACTCCTACAATTAAATACAATGATAAAGTTCGGCGTGTCTTATTTGCATTAGTAAAAGTGCGTGGCCCACCCTTGCTTGGCAAGAATTTTATGAAAGCATTCAATGTAAAATTGGCAGTGGTACAAAATGTGAATCTAAGTGAGGAATCAAAACTAACGCAAATTCTGAAACAgcattcgaaattatttaagGAAGGTCTAGGGCGTTACAAATACGCTcaaatggaggcgatctggcgtagtg TGGCTACTTTTAAGAAACCAAGACAGGTTCCGTTCAAGTTCCAGAACGAAGTATCGAAGGAATTGGATAAAATGGAAGAAGACGGTATTATTACGAAATGTGATAGCAGTCAGTGGGGGACACCACTGGTTCCGATGGTGGCATAC TTTGAGTTGGATGAACGTTCAAAGGAGTTGTGTGCTATTTCAACAACCCAGGGTGTGTATCTAATGAATCGGTTGCCTTTCGGAGTCAAGCCGGCCTCGGGAATAGTCCAGCGAGGATTAGAGAAACTGTTCTGTGGTGTGGAAggagtttcaaattttttggaCGATGTTATCATTACTGGATCCACGGATGAAGAGCATTTACAGCGTCTCGAACAAGTGTTCGTAGTGCACTACTTAGTAAGG AAAAAGCCAAATTATCCAATAGGAAATCTGATAAACAATCAAGGACCAGTGTACACCTAA
- the LOC129768903 gene encoding cytochrome b5 codes for MAAEVKTYSLAEIKAHNTNKSTWLVIHNSIYDVTEFLNEHPGGEEVLLEQAGKEATEAFEDVGHSTDARDMMKKFKIGELIESERKQVPIKKEPDWNTEQKDENSLKSWIVPLILGLLATIVYRFYFTQ; via the exons ATGGCTGCTGAAGTGAAAACTTACTCGCTGGCTGAGATCAAAGCCCACAACACAAATAAGTCCACCTGGCTAGTGATTCACAACAGTATCTACGATGTGACGGAGTTTCTCAACGAG CATCCCGGTGGCGAGGAAGTACTTCTGGAACAGGCCGGTAAGGAAGCAACGGAAGCTTTCGAAGATGTTGGCCATAGCACAGATGCCCGTGATATGATGAAGAAATTCAAGATAGGCGAACTGATCGAATCAGAGCGTAAACAGGTGCCAATCAAGAAGGAACCCGACTGGAACACCGAGCAAAAGGACGAAAA CTCCCTGAAATCCTGGATCGTGCCACTGATCCTCGGGTTGTTAGCTACCATTGTCTACCGGTTCTATTTTACCCAGTAA